Proteins from a single region of Fusobacterium gonidiaformans ATCC 25563:
- a CDS encoding DDE-type integrase/transposase/recombinase: protein MLPKIQDTILFFQDRKKDFRDFVFKISKILLKISHFILHQHYLTKNLQIDLKYIPESSIRFGLVEQKFYQITAIDEYTRKRVLKVVEEKSSYETSLFLEGLEEKFGFPIQVIQTDNGKEFTNDSKEKLSAFELELSKRKIVHERIRPYSPWQNGKVERSHRGDSAYYARQRFYSREELEKKVERYCHRYNNVAKKLLGFKSPNEVLEEYRREKKVELS from the coding sequence GTGTTGCCCAAAATTCAAGATACGATTTTATTTTTTCAGGATAGAAAAAAGGACTTTAGAGATTTTGTCTTCAAAATCTCTAAAATCCTCTTAAAAATTTCACATTTTATTCTTCATCAACACTATTTGACAAAGAACCTACAGATCGATTTAAAATACATTCCGGAAAGCTCTATCCGATTTGGCTTAGTAGAACAAAAATTCTATCAGATTACAGCGATTGATGAGTATACGCGCAAAAGAGTTTTAAAAGTAGTAGAGGAAAAAAGTAGTTATGAAACTTCCTTGTTTTTAGAAGGATTGGAAGAGAAATTTGGATTTCCAATTCAGGTGATACAGACGGATAATGGAAAAGAATTCACCAATGATAGCAAAGAAAAACTCAGTGCATTTGAATTAGAATTGTCCAAGCGCAAGATTGTGCATGAAAGAATACGTCCTTATTCTCCCTGGCAAAATGGAAAAGTAGAACGAAGTCATCGAGGAGATAGTGCATATTATGCCAGACAAAGATTTTATAGTAGAGAAGAATTAGAGAAAAAAGTAGAAAGATATTGTCATCGATACAATAATGTAGCAAAAAAGCTATTAGGCTTTAAGAGTCCGAATGAAGTATTAGAAGAATATCGAAGAGAAAAGAAAGTAGAGTTATCGTAG
- a CDS encoding AbrB/MazE/SpoVT family DNA-binding domain-containing protein, translated as MKDTFMDTAKVMSKGQVTIPKRIRELLDLQNGDYVTFVVNKDKVQIQNSKIFIEENIDK; from the coding sequence ATGAAAGATACATTTATGGATACTGCAAAAGTTATGTCAAAGGGGCAAGTTACCATTCCGAAAAGGATAAGAGAACTTTTGGACTTACAAAATGGAGATTATGTTACTTTTGTAGTCAATAAAGATAAAGTGCAAATTCAAAACTCCAAAATTTTTATTGAAGAAAACATTGATAAATAA